A genomic window from Desulfuromonas sp. TF includes:
- a CDS encoding chorismate synthase, protein MKLRYLTAGESHGPSLTAIVEGMPANLSICEENINIHLGRRQQGYGRGGRMRIEQDQVTFLSGVRWGRTLGSPITLSIQNRDWSNWKDQMSPRAEDRMEEIAVTHPRPGHADLSGVIKYRQDDARNILERSSARETAARVAVGGLCIAFLRELGIQVCGYVKEIGGVAAQ, encoded by the coding sequence ATGAAACTTCGTTATCTCACGGCCGGAGAATCCCATGGTCCCTCCCTGACCGCCATCGTAGAGGGAATGCCCGCCAACCTTTCGATCTGCGAGGAGAACATCAACATTCATCTGGGCCGCCGTCAGCAGGGGTACGGCCGGGGTGGGCGAATGAGGATCGAGCAGGATCAGGTGACCTTTCTTTCCGGGGTCCGATGGGGCAGAACGCTCGGATCTCCCATTACCCTCTCCATCCAGAACCGGGACTGGTCGAACTGGAAAGATCAGATGTCGCCCCGAGCCGAAGACCGCATGGAAGAGATCGCTGTCACCCATCCGCGCCCCGGGCACGCCGATCTCAGCGGGGTCATCAAATACCGCCAGGATGATGCCAGGAATATCCTTGAGCGCTCCAGCGCGCGTGAAACCGCCGCCAGGGTTGCCGTGGGGGGGCTCTGCATAGCTTTCCTCCGGGAACTCGGCATTCAGGTCTGCGGGT
- the pilQ gene encoding type IV pilus secretin family protein, translated as MDIHSQDPVGYRYTVYDSLDPVRIVLDFPGMDVSELDDSIQVDAPPLQEIRVSSLDLTSGKLGRIELLLAKVADYDIRLEGNHFQVVLASDSPLVENSRTAPPQDTDLSSGKALVKPAPESATVSPAPLASAGRIESVDMREGGASLLADGPIKSHRYFNLGAPPRLVVDVYGVEPVFKERAFSPSHGFSKIRVGTYKDKTRFVFDAENEELPDYAVNEEGNSIVVSWGGNAGKASMPPSPPPGVPMTVEAVDFRSEDGKSFLSVELSSPAELIETTSEGDIVRFGVKNANISRALRRSIDASVFPSAVKLVTPYTVLAENRQDVLFAVELKGPVPYTLRREGDMVLFVVEDGPFAEAAPAAVEKVSVLAPPPAQAAKQPSADIKAPAAPRPAVKGEPAEPVLSAAGIVEVEKKGVPYRGEKITLVFDDADIRRIFQLIGEVSDLNVLVGDEVKGTITLRLIDVPWDQALDLILDIKNLGMLKEGNVVRILPRDRIRSMRQAELTAVKEERELEPLVTEVISVSYTALGNIAGPAGELLTDRGKITPDNRNKQLIVTDIPSVIEEVKKLVAILDTPEKQVMIEARIVEARTNFTRDLGVSWNFSYDDDGVDDVSDLSNAGISGGGSFVINPTVGAAGLGSSFTFGQLGVSSSVLDLRLSAAETAGNSKVISKPRVSTLNGETAVISQGTQIPYQSISDQGTKTEFVDATLELNVTPIINPDNSIILEIKASNNTPTTVSGASAPGIDKKEATTKVLVKNGETTVIGGIFTENDSRSETGIPWLRKLPFIGYLFKSTNRSNDRSELLIFITPRILD; from the coding sequence GTGGATATCCATTCTCAGGACCCCGTGGGGTACCGCTACACCGTTTACGATTCCCTGGACCCAGTTCGGATCGTCCTCGACTTTCCCGGGATGGATGTTTCGGAACTGGACGACTCCATTCAGGTCGATGCCCCGCCTCTTCAGGAGATTCGAGTCTCATCCCTTGATCTGACCTCGGGAAAGTTGGGTCGAATCGAGTTGCTGCTGGCCAAGGTGGCGGACTACGATATCCGCTTGGAGGGAAATCATTTTCAGGTTGTTCTGGCTTCCGATTCGCCTCTTGTTGAAAACAGTAGAACCGCTCCCCCGCAGGACACAGATCTGTCTTCAGGGAAGGCCCTGGTAAAACCGGCTCCCGAATCTGCCACTGTATCTCCGGCTCCTCTCGCCTCCGCCGGACGGATTGAATCCGTCGATATGCGGGAAGGTGGTGCTTCTCTGTTGGCGGACGGGCCGATCAAAAGCCATCGCTACTTCAATCTCGGGGCACCTCCCCGCCTTGTAGTCGATGTGTATGGGGTGGAACCGGTTTTTAAGGAGCGGGCTTTCAGCCCCTCGCATGGATTCAGTAAAATACGCGTCGGGACTTACAAGGATAAGACCCGATTCGTGTTTGACGCCGAAAATGAAGAACTGCCGGACTATGCGGTGAATGAGGAAGGAAATTCGATTGTCGTTTCCTGGGGAGGAAATGCCGGCAAGGCGTCCATGCCTCCTTCTCCTCCGCCCGGCGTACCGATGACCGTAGAAGCGGTCGATTTCCGAAGTGAGGATGGAAAGTCATTTCTTTCCGTAGAGCTTTCGAGCCCAGCTGAATTAATCGAGACGACCTCCGAGGGGGATATCGTCCGGTTCGGGGTGAAAAACGCCAACATCAGTCGGGCGCTTCGCCGTTCGATCGATGCTTCGGTTTTCCCGAGTGCCGTAAAACTGGTGACCCCTTATACGGTTCTGGCCGAGAATCGGCAGGATGTTCTATTTGCCGTCGAACTTAAAGGACCCGTTCCCTATACTCTGCGAAGAGAGGGGGACATGGTGCTTTTCGTGGTCGAGGATGGCCCGTTTGCCGAAGCCGCCCCGGCAGCCGTCGAAAAGGTATCCGTGCTTGCGCCTCCTCCGGCTCAGGCAGCAAAGCAGCCTTCCGCAGACATTAAGGCGCCGGCGGCCCCTCGGCCTGCGGTTAAAGGCGAACCGGCAGAACCTGTTCTATCCGCGGCAGGGATTGTAGAGGTTGAGAAGAAGGGAGTACCATACAGAGGTGAAAAGATAACTCTTGTTTTCGATGATGCGGATATCCGCCGCATCTTCCAGCTCATCGGCGAAGTAAGCGATCTCAACGTTCTGGTCGGAGATGAAGTCAAGGGGACCATCACTCTCCGCCTGATCGATGTCCCCTGGGATCAGGCCCTCGATCTCATCCTCGACATCAAGAATCTCGGCATGCTAAAAGAGGGGAATGTGGTTCGCATTCTTCCCAGGGACAGAATCCGGTCCATGCGACAGGCCGAGCTGACGGCGGTAAAAGAGGAGCGGGAGCTTGAACCGCTGGTGACCGAGGTCATCAGCGTCAGCTACACCGCCTTGGGCAATATTGCCGGACCCGCCGGCGAACTGTTGACGGATCGGGGAAAGATCACGCCGGACAATCGCAACAAACAACTGATCGTAACGGACATACCGTCCGTCATCGAGGAAGTCAAGAAACTGGTAGCGATTCTCGATACCCCCGAGAAGCAGGTGATGATCGAGGCCCGGATCGTCGAGGCTCGGACGAATTTCACCCGAGATCTCGGAGTCAGCTGGAATTTCAGCTATGATGACGACGGGGTGGACGATGTGAGCGACCTCTCCAATGCCGGGATCTCCGGTGGCGGAAGTTTTGTCATCAACCCCACGGTGGGAGCCGCGGGGCTCGGCAGCTCCTTCACCTTCGGGCAGTTGGGTGTCAGCAGCTCCGTTCTCGACCTGCGGTTGTCCGCTGCGGAGACGGCTGGCAACAGCAAGGTTATTTCGAAGCCGAGGGTGTCCACCTTGAACGGGGAAACCGCCGTCATCTCCCAGGGGACACAGATCCCTTATCAGTCGATCAGTGATCAGGGAACCAAGACCGAATTCGTCGATGCCACGCTCGAGTTGAACGTCACACCGATCATCAATCCCGATAATTCCATCATTCTGGAGATCAAGGCCAGCAACAATACGCCGACCACCGTAAGCGGCGCAAGCGCCCCCGGTATCGACAAGAAGGAAGCCACCACAAAGGTGCTGGTCAAAAACGGAGAAACCACCGTCATCGGCGGCATCTTCACGGAAAATGACAGCAGAAGCGAAACGGGTATTCCCTGGCTGCGGAAACTCCCCTTTATCGGTTATCTGTTCAAGTCGACAAACAGATCGAATGATCGTTCTGAATTGCTGATTTTCATCACCCCGCGTATTCTTGACTGA
- a CDS encoding pilus assembly protein PilP: MKRTLPFFAVLLSMLLCAGCGEEIPETSPVPPPTKKAISSPQKPVENSAPSEKISEPAPPRYRYDPTGRDPFESLLNVKQPILPERALTPLQKFDIGQLRLIGVIIGKGEPRAMVVAPDGKSYILKKGIKVGKNDGTVIGVTRDAVVVQERYIDFSGEVRTVVQEIMLPKREGVE; encoded by the coding sequence ATGAAACGCACTTTACCTTTCTTCGCCGTCCTTCTGTCGATGCTTTTATGCGCTGGTTGTGGTGAAGAGATACCGGAGACCTCTCCTGTTCCTCCTCCGACCAAGAAGGCTATATCCTCTCCCCAGAAACCGGTGGAGAATTCTGCGCCCTCTGAAAAGATTTCTGAACCAGCGCCTCCGAGATACAGATACGATCCGACGGGACGCGATCCTTTTGAATCTCTGCTCAACGTAAAACAACCTATATTGCCGGAGCGAGCACTTACACCTCTTCAGAAATTCGATATCGGCCAATTGAGGCTGATTGGCGTGATCATAGGCAAAGGGGAGCCAAGAGCCATGGTAGTGGCCCCCGATGGTAAATCGTATATCCTGAAAAAAGGTATCAAGGTTGGCAAAAACGATGGAACCGTTATCGGAGTAACTCGAGATGCCGTCGTCGTTCAGGAACGTTATATTGATTTTTCTGGAGAGGTCAGGACTGTTGTCCAGGAAATCATGCTTCCTAAGAGGGAAGGAGTTGAATAA
- a CDS encoding type 4a pilus biogenesis protein PilO encodes MNPRIEKILKFPAYQRIIILVAFLLVIVGGFVYLLYLPKLEEHHNLQDQRAALQAKLQQDQRIANDLPKFQAEYKKMQEQLAQTLSELPNEKEIPSLLTSISSLAKDNGLDVLRFRPGGEVKKGFYAEVPVSLQLVGSYHDVALFFQAVSDLSRIVNINNLSMGSPKTVGGQTILSIDCLATTFRFLEGS; translated from the coding sequence ATGAATCCTCGTATTGAAAAAATTCTAAAGTTTCCCGCCTATCAGCGTATTATAATCCTGGTTGCGTTTTTACTTGTTATCGTCGGTGGTTTCGTTTATCTGCTTTATTTGCCTAAACTGGAAGAGCATCACAACTTACAGGACCAGCGTGCAGCGCTCCAGGCAAAGCTCCAACAGGACCAGCGCATTGCCAACGATCTGCCAAAATTCCAGGCAGAATACAAAAAAATGCAAGAACAGCTAGCGCAAACCCTCTCCGAACTTCCGAATGAGAAAGAAATTCCTTCGCTGTTGACCAGCATCTCTTCTCTGGCCAAGGACAACGGATTGGATGTTCTTCGTTTCAGACCAGGGGGAGAAGTAAAAAAGGGGTTTTATGCAGAAGTGCCTGTTTCTCTTCAACTGGTCGGTTCCTATCATGATGTAGCTTTGTTTTTTCAGGCAGTGAGTGATTTATCCAGGATCGTTAACATCAATAATCTGAGTATGGGCAGCCCGAAAACCGTCGGAGGACAGACGATCCTTTCGATTGACTGTTTGGCTACGACTTTCCGCTTCCTTGAAGGCTCCTAG
- a CDS encoding PilN domain-containing protein produces MIRINLLPVKAAQKKEMLRGQLIILLVAVVVVLAGCIGVYASLLGKIDDEKVEIAKIEAEINTLKKKIGEVGRIKKLQKELQGKLDVLGKIKEGQTGPVHLLDELRNALPDKLWITTFKESGGNISLQGVGLNEPAVAQFLQNLESSPYYQNVELKVIEQISASGSKLQRFDVTCSVQTPPKEDANQ; encoded by the coding sequence ATGATTCGTATCAATCTTTTGCCCGTAAAGGCCGCCCAGAAGAAGGAGATGCTGCGAGGGCAGTTGATCATCCTTCTGGTAGCTGTTGTTGTGGTTCTGGCCGGCTGCATAGGCGTCTATGCTTCCCTTCTTGGCAAGATAGACGATGAGAAAGTGGAAATTGCTAAAATCGAAGCCGAAATCAACACTCTCAAGAAAAAAATAGGGGAAGTGGGGCGCATCAAGAAACTGCAGAAAGAGCTGCAAGGGAAACTCGATGTGCTCGGCAAGATCAAAGAAGGACAAACGGGTCCGGTTCACCTGCTGGATGAATTAAGGAATGCTTTGCCGGACAAATTATGGATAACTACTTTCAAGGAATCGGGGGGGAATATTTCTCTCCAAGGTGTAGGATTGAATGAACCGGCGGTTGCGCAATTTTTACAAAATCTCGAATCCTCCCCGTATTATCAGAACGTCGAGCTTAAAGTGATTGAGCAAATTTCCGCTTCAGGTAGTAAATTGCAGCGCTTTGATGTGACCTGTAGTGTACAAACGCCTCCTAAAGAGGATGCAAATCAATAA
- the pilM gene encoding type IV pilus biogenesis protein PilM — protein sequence MLFKTKKDIIGIDIGSSSAKLVQLREAKGVYHLVNLGLAPLPPEAIVDNAIMDSSSVVEVVIGLVKSLKVKTQNVATSISGHSVIIRKILLPIMTEEEMEASIQWEAEQYIPFEISEVNLDFQILGPDVNDPSQMNVILVAAKKDFVNDYVAVFKESGLNPQVMDVDCFALENAFEINYGFETEENVALINMGASAMNINILKGGESVFTRDIQVGGNMFNEEIQKRLGLGSEDAEAVKLGLEIEDVDHASVTEVITDAAETLAQEVQRSLDFFSATSADEKVQKLYLAGGVSKTPQVQAALERRLGMSVEVLDPFRQVVVNEKEFDPEYIRSVGPLFPVAVGLAMRRMGDK from the coding sequence ATGCTATTTAAGACGAAAAAAGACATCATCGGCATCGACATCGGATCGAGTTCGGCCAAGCTGGTTCAGCTGCGGGAGGCGAAAGGGGTTTACCATCTGGTAAATCTCGGCCTGGCCCCTCTGCCCCCTGAGGCCATTGTCGACAATGCCATTATGGATTCGAGTTCGGTCGTCGAGGTGGTCATTGGCTTGGTGAAAAGCCTGAAGGTAAAGACGCAAAATGTCGCCACCTCCATCTCCGGTCATTCAGTGATCATCCGCAAGATTCTGCTTCCCATCATGACCGAGGAGGAAATGGAGGCGTCCATTCAGTGGGAAGCCGAACAGTACATTCCATTCGAGATTTCCGAGGTCAATCTCGACTTTCAGATCCTCGGTCCCGACGTCAACGATCCTTCCCAGATGAATGTCATCCTGGTGGCCGCGAAGAAGGATTTCGTCAACGATTATGTGGCGGTGTTCAAGGAATCCGGCCTAAACCCTCAGGTCATGGATGTCGACTGCTTCGCTCTGGAGAACGCGTTCGAGATCAATTACGGCTTTGAAACCGAGGAGAATGTCGCCTTGATCAACATGGGGGCGAGCGCCATGAATATCAATATTCTCAAAGGCGGAGAATCGGTCTTCACCCGAGATATCCAGGTCGGCGGAAACATGTTCAACGAGGAAATTCAGAAACGACTCGGTTTAGGGAGCGAGGATGCCGAAGCGGTCAAGCTGGGTTTAGAGATTGAAGATGTCGACCACGCTTCCGTCACGGAAGTCATCACGGACGCTGCCGAAACCCTGGCCCAGGAAGTGCAGCGGTCTCTTGATTTCTTTTCCGCGACCTCCGCGGATGAAAAGGTCCAGAAACTCTACCTTGCCGGCGGGGTTTCCAAAACGCCGCAGGTGCAGGCTGCCCTTGAACGTCGGTTGGGCATGTCGGTGGAGGTGCTCGACCCCTTCCGTCAAGTCGTGGTGAATGAAAAGGAGTTCGACCCGGAATACATCCGCTCCGTCGGCCCCCTCTTTCCCGTCGCGGTCGGACTTGCAATGAGGAGGATGGGCGACAAATGA
- a CDS encoding helix-turn-helix transcriptional regulator, whose translation MEQNRVRKIRESLLMSKAELARKAGISPLTVDRIEKGAACRLATMRKIILALGLDLEDREKVFPEQGE comes from the coding sequence ATGGAACAGAACAGGGTCAGGAAAATCCGTGAATCCCTTTTGATGAGCAAGGCGGAACTGGCCCGCAAGGCGGGCATCTCACCTCTTACGGTTGATCGCATCGAGAAGGGGGCAGCCTGTCGTCTGGCGACCATGCGCAAGATAATTCTTGCTCTCGGCCTGGACCTGGAGGACCGCGAGAAAGTCTTTCCGGAGCAGGGTGAGTAA
- a CDS encoding A24 family peptidase: MFLYFLLVSFLFGSIIGSFLNVCIYRIPAGESIVHPPSRCPACAATIRWYQNIPIFSYILLRGRCAGCKVRISPRYPMVEALTGLLFALIVYRFGPQHFVPVLWLFAAALVVITFIDLDHQIIPDVISLPGIIIGFLCSFLIPWVSWTDSLLGILLGGGSLFAVAAGYELLTKKEGMGGGDIKLLAMLGAFLGWKAVLPTIFISSLLGSLVGIPLMMIKKADRRLAIPFGPFLVTGAMVYLLWGPALIHWYLSLFR, from the coding sequence ATGTTCCTGTATTTTTTACTGGTTTCCTTTCTATTCGGGAGCATCATCGGCTCCTTCCTCAACGTCTGCATCTACCGCATCCCGGCCGGCGAGTCGATCGTCCATCCTCCTTCGCGCTGCCCTGCCTGCGCGGCGACCATCCGCTGGTATCAGAATATTCCCATCTTCAGCTACATTCTGCTGCGGGGCAGATGCGCCGGATGCAAGGTTCGGATCTCCCCACGCTACCCGATGGTGGAAGCCCTGACAGGACTGCTCTTCGCCCTGATCGTCTATCGTTTCGGACCGCAGCACTTCGTGCCGGTTCTGTGGCTCTTCGCCGCCGCCCTGGTGGTCATCACCTTCATCGATCTCGATCATCAGATCATCCCCGACGTCATCAGCCTGCCCGGCATCATCATCGGCTTTCTATGCTCCTTCCTCATCCCCTGGGTCTCCTGGACCGATTCTCTCCTCGGCATCCTTCTCGGAGGAGGCAGTCTCTTTGCCGTCGCCGCAGGTTATGAGCTGCTGACCAAAAAAGAAGGGATGGGCGGGGGGGACATCAAGCTTCTGGCCATGCTGGGGGCGTTTCTCGGATGGAAGGCCGTTTTGCCGACCATCTTCATCAGCTCCCTCCTGGGATCGCTGGTCGGTATTCCGCTGATGATGATAAAAAAGGCCGACCGCAGGCTCGCCATTCCCTTCGGCCCTTTTCTGGTGACGGGAGCAATGGTCTATCTTCTCTGGGGACCTGCACTGATCCACTGGTATCTGTCTCTTTTCCGATGA